One stretch of Malus domestica chromosome 14, GDT2T_hap1 DNA includes these proteins:
- the LOC103415333 gene encoding ninja-family protein 6-like, whose product MAAANRDNVSQPKNAAMQKNTGDSQVPDLNLEFSLDRIYPENSNQNPLARSSSVATILRPQEPQAAPHRAVSPIRSVRLPRASSLPTEKGLRWVIRPKNVRALRRLETKQKIAHRQQPAALPEVARAPAALEAPVAPAAPAPPAAPATPAALAALAVILPELKDSSVSCASNGPGALETVLYHYKAEGYLTVSRAANGAQSVETLHSQRNVTVPLMATSATAATTKEDGPSQSTPESPSKMVELDSGDDMVSLRTTGVGGRQIKGILYARDGEVNILCVCHGLFHSPAQFVKHAGGEEVENPLRHIMVCPSSY is encoded by the exons ATGGCCGCCGCAAACAGAGACAACGTTTCTCAACCTAAGAACGCCGCCATGCAAAAAAACACCGGCGATTCCCAGGTCCCAGACCTCAACCTGGAATTCTCTCTCGACCGGATTTACCCCGAGAATTCCAACCAAAACCCTCTGGCTCGGTCCTCATCGGTGGCCACAATCTTGAGGCCTCAGGAACCCCAAGCGGCGCCGCATAGGGCGGTTTCTCCAATTCGTTCCGTACGGCTGCCGAGGGCAAGCTCGCTTCCCACAGAAAAAGGTCTGAGGTGGGTGATCAGGCCCAAGAACGTTCGAGCCTTGAGAAGGCTGGAAACCAAACAGAAGATAGCTCATCGGCAGCAACCAGCTGCTTTGCCGGAGGTGGCCAGGGCTCCAGCAGCTCTGGAAGCTCCAGTAGCCCCAGCAGCTCCGGCACCTCCAGCAGCTCCAGCAACTCCGGCAGCTCTAGCAGCTCTGGCAGTAATCCTGCCGGAACTCAAAGACAGTAGTGTGTCGTGTGCTTCCAACGGTCCCGGGGCCTTGGAGACGGTACTCTATCATTACAAAGCGGAGGGGTATTTGACTGTGTCTCGTGCTGCAAACG GAGCACAAAGTGTTGAGACGTTACATTCGCAAAGGAATGTCACAGTACCATTAATGGCCACCTCTGCAACAGCGGCTACAACAAAAGAGGATGGCCCTTCACAAAGCACACCGGAAAGCCCCTCAAAGATGGTCGAACTTGATTCTGGGGACGATATGGTTTCATTGAGAACCACCGGAGTGGGCGGAAGACAAATCAAAGGGATCCTTTACGCTAGGGATGGCGAGGTAAACATCCTGTGTGTTTGCCACGGACTTTTCCACTCGCCGGCACAATTTGTGAAGCACGCCGGTGGGGAGGAAGTAGAAAATCCCTTGCGGCACATTATGGTCTGCCCTTCCTCATATTAG